From Microlunatus capsulatus, a single genomic window includes:
- a CDS encoding homocysteine S-methyltransferase family protein: protein MSTTATPGLRPATHPTVTDGGLETDLVFHAGVPLPFFAAFPLLDDEGGRALLRTYYRGYAEVALRAGVGLLLETPTWRANPDWGARLAVDAAALARTNRAAVAFLSDLGGDYAARLPAVTVSGVLGPRGDGYRTDGAVDPDEAADYHRPQLAAFAEAGADLADALTLTTAGEAVGVVRAARSVGLPVAVSFTLETDGRLPDGSLLADAVEEVDADGGPDFFLLNCAHPQHVLRALAEPGGWQARIRGLRCNASTASHAELDEAEQLDEGDLDVFAAGHDAIRSRLPWLTVLGGCCGTDVRHVARLWGVEPPG, encoded by the coding sequence GTGAGCACCACCGCCACCCCGGGCCTGCGGCCCGCGACCCACCCGACCGTCACCGACGGCGGGCTGGAGACCGACCTGGTCTTCCACGCCGGCGTGCCGCTGCCCTTCTTCGCCGCCTTCCCGCTGCTCGACGACGAGGGGGGCCGGGCGCTGCTGCGGACCTACTACCGCGGCTACGCCGAGGTGGCCCTACGGGCCGGGGTGGGTCTGCTGCTGGAGACGCCGACGTGGCGCGCGAACCCCGACTGGGGCGCGCGCTTGGCCGTCGACGCGGCCGCGCTGGCCCGGACCAACCGGGCGGCCGTCGCGTTCCTCTCCGACCTCGGCGGGGACTACGCCGCCCGGCTGCCGGCCGTCACCGTCAGCGGTGTGCTGGGCCCCCGGGGGGACGGCTACCGGACCGACGGCGCCGTCGACCCCGACGAGGCCGCCGACTACCACCGCCCGCAGCTGGCCGCCTTCGCCGAGGCCGGCGCCGACCTGGCCGACGCCCTCACCCTGACCACGGCGGGCGAGGCGGTGGGCGTCGTGCGGGCCGCCCGCTCGGTCGGGCTGCCCGTCGCCGTCTCCTTCACCCTGGAGACCGACGGCCGACTGCCCGACGGCAGCCTGCTGGCCGACGCGGTGGAGGAGGTCGACGCCGACGGCGGCCCCGACTTCTTCCTCCTCAACTGCGCGCACCCGCAGCACGTGCTGCGCGCGCTCGCCGAGCCCGGGGGCTGGCAGGCCCGGATCCGCGGTCTCCGCTGCAACGCCTCCACCGCCAGCCACGCTGAGCTGGACGAGGCCGAGCAGCTGGACGAGGGCGACCTGGACGTCTTCGCCGCCGGCCACGACGCGATCCGCTCCCGGCTGCCCTGGCTGACCGTGCTGGGCGGGTGCTGCGGCACCGACGTCCGCCACGTCGCCCGGCTCTGGGGTGTCGAGCCGCCGGGCTGA
- a CDS encoding LutC/YkgG family protein, producing MSAREEVLARIRAAHAAAPPPDLPYATLARDYRTTSELDHEALVERLVDRLLDYKALVRRCSADELPDVVATALRERGVRRLVVPAGTEPRWLAGLADDVEVLADGPGPEQHLSVAALDGADGVFSACAVAVAETGTLVLDGSAGQGRRVTSLIPDYHLCVVLPGQVVADVPQAVRALDLTRPTTMISGPSATSDIELNRVEGVHGPRTLEVVVVEG from the coding sequence GTGAGCGCGCGCGAGGAGGTGCTGGCCCGGATCCGCGCGGCGCACGCCGCCGCGCCGCCGCCCGACCTGCCCTACGCGACGCTGGCGCGGGACTACCGGACGACGTCGGAGCTCGACCACGAGGCGCTGGTGGAGCGGCTGGTGGACCGGCTGCTGGACTACAAGGCGCTGGTCCGTCGCTGCTCGGCCGACGAGCTGCCGGACGTGGTCGCGACGGCGCTGCGCGAGCGCGGGGTGCGGCGGCTGGTGGTGCCGGCCGGGACCGAGCCGCGCTGGCTGGCCGGCCTGGCCGACGACGTGGAGGTCCTGGCCGACGGGCCGGGCCCGGAGCAGCACCTCTCCGTGGCCGCGCTCGACGGCGCCGACGGGGTGTTCTCGGCCTGCGCGGTCGCGGTGGCAGAGACCGGCACCCTCGTGCTGGACGGGAGCGCGGGCCAGGGCCGCCGGGTCACCAGCCTCATCCCGGACTACCACCTCTGCGTGGTGCTGCCCGGCCAGGTCGTGGCCGACGTGCCGCAGGCCGTGCGGGCGCTCGACCTCACCCGTCCGACGACCATGATCAGCGGCCCCAGCGCGACCAGCGACATCGAGCTGAACCGGGTCGAGGGCGTGCACGGGCCCCGCACCCTCGAGGTGGTCGTCGTCGAGGGGTGA
- a CDS encoding YoaK family protein → MTDRPWPQRAYEGALLVLTAATGAIDAVSYLALDRVFTGNMTGNVLFIGFGLVGVADIPLVNNLVALLAFMLGAVLGGRLCGGPGPRARLRRRTLVMLLASTVLVLALGAAWLALGRIGTPVMVVITGLLALLLGAQAAGVKQVGIRDLSTVVVTMTMVNLSTDSRAGGGRGEAWLRRVGAIVTMGLGALAAAAVTRYLGGPYALLLAGAVMLVGVLLLGRARRLDALGAA, encoded by the coding sequence ATGACCGACCGACCCTGGCCGCAGCGCGCGTACGAGGGGGCGCTGCTGGTGCTGACCGCCGCGACGGGCGCCATCGACGCCGTCAGCTACCTGGCCCTGGACCGCGTCTTCACCGGCAACATGACGGGCAACGTGCTGTTCATCGGCTTCGGCCTCGTCGGGGTGGCCGACATCCCGCTGGTCAACAACCTCGTCGCGCTGCTGGCCTTCATGCTGGGCGCCGTGCTCGGCGGCCGGCTCTGCGGCGGACCCGGCCCGCGGGCGCGGCTGCGGCGGCGGACGCTGGTGATGCTGCTGGCCAGCACGGTGCTGGTGCTGGCCCTCGGCGCGGCGTGGCTGGCGCTGGGCCGGATCGGCACCCCGGTCATGGTGGTCATCACCGGGCTGCTGGCGCTGCTGCTGGGCGCGCAGGCGGCCGGGGTCAAGCAGGTCGGCATCCGCGACCTCTCGACGGTCGTGGTGACCATGACGATGGTCAACCTCTCGACCGACAGCCGGGCCGGCGGGGGCCGCGGCGAGGCCTGGCTGCGCCGGGTGGGCGCCATCGTGACGATGGGCCTCGGAGCGCTGGCCGCGGCGGCGGTCACCCGCTACCTGGGCGGGCCCTACGCGCTGCTGCTGGCGGGCGCGGTGATGCTCGTGGGCGTCCTGCTGCTGGGCCGGGCCCGGCGGCTCGACGCGCTCGGCGCGGCCTGA
- a CDS encoding PhoX family protein, translating to MQTLPMLGQTHGNRSAVTCHLKCDSACAHPAPNTSDAPSFRDVASTQLNRRTLLVGAGALAVTAGLPTLAPQHAVAAPGAAAGAAAVGRRAPRTPLAFDPIASVADTVDAVTVPKGYRWNTILRWGDPLFHTSPAFDPEHPDAEAQEEQFGYNNDYLDILVTDRRGREALLVCNHEYTNRAIMFPPTADDAAEAEVLRTLMAAHGMSVVDLRRGGKGRPWRYVRGGEHNRRITANTVFQLTGPAAGSELVRTAADPSGTRVKGTFGNCAGGTTPWGTVLSGEENFNGYFRADPAAKGSKRYGLTDTPSVYGWEAIDPRFDARSGDHVNEPNRFGYVVEIDPTDPDSTPRKHTAMGRFKHEGANVQVGRDGTVVAYMGDDERFDYLYKFVSRWKYRTGSSKAARRHNLKLLTEGDLYVARFSGSQKPTNDNLGQGAWIPLTLDGRSMVPGFTVEEVLVHTRLAADVVKPTPMDRCEDVEPNPRTGKVYVACTNNDRRGTGTNPAVDAANPRPANKNGHVIEITERHGDPGATSFAWNLFLVCGDTGQAGTYFGGYEGPVAPISCPDNVAFDNGGNLWVSTDGQPSSIGKNDGLFRVPLEGEERGRVVQFLAVPTGAETCGPVIHDKDGSVFVAVQHPGENGTWEEQVSFFPDYVAAGSRPRKGAWRGPRPSVIQVTQD from the coding sequence ATGCAAACCCTGCCCATGCTCGGCCAGACCCACGGCAACCGCAGCGCGGTGACCTGCCACCTCAAGTGCGACAGCGCGTGCGCGCACCCGGCGCCCAACACCTCCGACGCCCCCAGCTTCCGCGACGTGGCCAGCACGCAGCTGAACCGGCGCACGCTGCTGGTCGGCGCCGGCGCCCTCGCAGTGACCGCGGGCCTGCCGACGCTGGCCCCGCAGCACGCCGTCGCCGCGCCGGGGGCCGCCGCCGGTGCGGCCGCCGTCGGCCGCCGCGCCCCGCGCACCCCGCTCGCCTTCGACCCGATCGCCTCGGTGGCCGACACCGTCGACGCGGTGACGGTGCCGAAGGGCTACCGCTGGAACACCATCCTGCGCTGGGGCGACCCGCTGTTCCACACCTCGCCCGCCTTCGACCCGGAGCACCCGGACGCCGAGGCGCAGGAGGAGCAGTTCGGCTACAACAACGACTACCTGGACATCCTGGTCACCGACCGCCGCGGCCGCGAGGCCCTGCTGGTCTGCAACCACGAGTACACGAACCGGGCGATCATGTTCCCGCCGACCGCCGACGACGCGGCCGAGGCCGAGGTGCTGCGGACGCTGATGGCCGCGCACGGCATGAGCGTCGTGGACCTGCGCCGCGGCGGCAAGGGCCGCCCGTGGCGCTACGTCCGCGGCGGCGAGCACAACCGCCGGATCACCGCGAACACCGTCTTCCAGCTGACCGGCCCCGCCGCCGGCAGCGAGCTGGTGCGCACCGCGGCCGACCCGAGCGGCACCCGGGTCAAGGGCACCTTCGGCAACTGCGCCGGCGGCACCACCCCGTGGGGCACGGTGCTGTCGGGCGAGGAGAACTTCAACGGCTACTTCCGCGCCGACCCGGCCGCGAAGGGCTCCAAGCGCTACGGCCTGACCGACACCCCGAGCGTCTACGGCTGGGAGGCGATCGACCCGCGCTTCGACGCGCGCAGCGGTGACCACGTCAACGAGCCGAACCGCTTCGGCTACGTCGTCGAGATCGACCCGACGGACCCCGACTCGACCCCCCGCAAGCACACCGCGATGGGCCGCTTCAAGCACGAGGGCGCCAACGTCCAGGTCGGCCGCGACGGCACCGTCGTCGCCTACATGGGTGACGACGAGCGCTTCGACTACCTCTACAAGTTCGTCAGCCGCTGGAAGTACCGCACGGGCTCCAGCAAGGCCGCCCGCCGGCACAACCTGAAGCTGCTGACCGAGGGCGACCTGTACGTCGCCCGCTTCAGCGGCAGCCAGAAGCCGACGAACGACAACCTGGGCCAGGGGGCCTGGATCCCGCTGACGCTGGACGGCCGCTCGATGGTCCCCGGCTTCACGGTCGAGGAGGTGCTGGTGCACACCCGGCTCGCGGCCGACGTCGTGAAGCCGACACCGATGGACCGCTGCGAGGACGTCGAGCCGAACCCGCGCACGGGCAAGGTCTACGTCGCCTGCACCAACAACGACCGGCGCGGCACGGGCACCAACCCGGCGGTCGACGCGGCCAACCCGCGGCCGGCCAACAAGAACGGCCACGTCATCGAGATCACCGAGCGGCACGGCGACCCCGGCGCCACCTCGTTCGCCTGGAACCTGTTCCTGGTCTGCGGCGACACGGGCCAGGCGGGCACCTACTTCGGCGGCTACGAGGGCCCGGTCGCGCCGATCTCCTGCCCGGACAACGTCGCCTTCGACAACGGCGGCAACCTGTGGGTCTCCACCGACGGCCAGCCCAGCTCGATCGGCAAGAACGACGGCCTGTTCCGGGTGCCGCTGGAGGGCGAGGAGCGCGGGCGCGTCGTGCAGTTCCTCGCCGTGCCGACCGGAGCGGAGACCTGCGGCCCGGTCATCCACGACAAGGACGGCTCGGTGTTCGTCGCCGTGCAGCACCCGGGCGAGAACGGCACCTGGGAGGAGCAGGTCTCCTTCTTCCCGGACTACGTGGCGGCCGGCTCGCGGCCCCGCAAGGGCGCCTGGCGCGGTCCGCGCCCCTCGGTCATCCAGGTCACGCAGGACTGA
- a CDS encoding aldo/keto reductase — protein sequence MDYRQLGRSGLRVSTITLGTMGFGGSGWAAAVGQIDVEGAKRQIGLARDAGVNLFDTADVYSSGTSEEILGAALGSARDEVLVATKVRMPMGDGPNDAGLSRHHVIRAAEASLRRLGTDHIDLYQVHEWDGHTPLEETLHALDTLVQSGKVRYVGCSNYAAWQLTKALWTADKHGYQPFVSQQVYYSLQARDIENELVPLAVDQGLGILVWSPIAGGLLSGKYRRGVDAPAGSRHLGEWSEPPVHDEDKLYDTIEELVAVGEAHGVSAAQVALAYTIAKPAVTSVIVGARTEEQLADNLAAAELTLTPEEIDRLDAVSAQPLPYPFWHQAATSGDRLSPADLTLLQRHLG from the coding sequence ATGGACTACCGCCAGCTCGGCCGCTCCGGCCTCCGCGTCTCGACCATCACCCTCGGCACCATGGGCTTCGGGGGCAGCGGCTGGGCCGCCGCCGTCGGGCAGATCGACGTCGAGGGCGCCAAGCGCCAGATCGGCCTGGCCCGCGACGCCGGGGTCAACCTCTTCGACACCGCCGACGTCTACTCCAGCGGCACCTCCGAGGAGATCCTCGGCGCCGCGCTCGGCTCCGCCCGCGACGAGGTCCTCGTCGCCACCAAGGTGCGGATGCCGATGGGCGACGGGCCGAACGACGCCGGGCTGTCCCGGCACCACGTCATCCGGGCCGCCGAGGCCAGCCTGCGCCGCCTCGGCACCGACCACATCGACCTCTACCAGGTGCACGAGTGGGACGGCCACACCCCGCTCGAGGAGACGCTGCACGCGCTCGACACCCTCGTCCAGTCGGGCAAGGTGCGCTACGTCGGCTGCTCCAACTACGCCGCCTGGCAGCTGACCAAGGCGCTCTGGACGGCCGACAAGCACGGCTACCAGCCCTTCGTCAGCCAGCAGGTCTACTACTCCCTGCAGGCCCGCGACATCGAGAACGAGCTGGTGCCGCTGGCCGTCGACCAGGGCCTCGGCATCCTGGTCTGGAGCCCGATCGCCGGCGGCCTGCTGTCCGGGAAGTACCGCCGCGGCGTCGACGCCCCGGCCGGCAGCCGGCACCTCGGCGAGTGGAGCGAGCCGCCCGTCCACGACGAGGACAAGCTCTACGACACGATCGAGGAGCTGGTCGCGGTCGGCGAGGCGCACGGCGTCTCGGCCGCCCAGGTCGCGCTGGCCTACACGATCGCGAAGCCGGCCGTCACCTCCGTCATCGTGGGCGCCCGGACCGAGGAGCAGCTGGCCGACAACCTCGCCGCGGCCGAGCTGACCCTCACGCCCGAGGAGATAGACCGGCTGGACGCCGTCAGCGCGCAGCCGCTCCCCTACCCGTTCTGGCACCAGGCCGCCACCTCCGGTGACCGGCTGAGCCCGGCCGACCTCACGCTGCTGCAGCGCCACCTGGGCTGA